CTGATGAGCGGTGCCAACGCCATCAGCGGCATCACCGTGCTGGCCTCCCTCACCCTGATCGCCCAGGCGGGCGAGAGTCCGGTGCTGTTGCTGCTGGGATCCCTGTCGCTCGGCTTCGCCCTGTTCAACGTGGTGGGGGGCTTCCTGGTGACCGACCGGATGCTGGCCATGTTCGCCCGCAAGCCGCGCTGAGCCGGCCAGGCCGTTCCCGTTCCGCTCGCTCGTTCTTCCTCTCTCTTCCTTCTTCGCCTCTTCCCGCAACCGATCACGATGGACACATTGGCTGCCGCATTTCCCGTGGCCATCGACCTGGGGGCGGTGCTGCTGCTCGCCCTGGGCATCAAGGGCCTCTCCAAGGTGCGCTCCGCCCGCTCCGCCAACGGCCTGGCGGCCCTGGCCATGGGCCTGGCGGTGGCGGGGTTGCTGATCCAGCTGCGTCCGGCGCCGATCGCCTGGGCCGGCATCGCCCTCGGCGCCGCCGCCGGTGGCCTGGCGGGCCTGATCACGGCCCGGCGTGTGCCGATGACGGCCATGCCCGAGATGGTGGCCCTGTTCAACGGCTGCGGCGGCCTGGCCTCCCTGCTGGTGGCGGTGGGCGTGGCCCTGTTCCAGGCCGACGCCTCCGACCTGGTCGCCCAGGTGTCGATCGCGATCTCGGTGGTGGTGGGTGCCATCACCTTCAGCGGCTCGATCGTGGCCATGGCCAAGCTGCAGGGTTGGCTGGACACGCCCTCCTGGACCCAGAGCAGCCTGCGCCACGGCGTGAATCTCACCCTGGCGGCCGTGGCCCTGGGGGCGGCCGTGCTGCTGCCCAGCCACAGCGGCGGTGCGGTGCTGGCCGTGCTGGTGGCCAGCGCCCTGCTGCTGGGGGTGGGGGTGACCCTGCCGATCGGCGGCGCCGACATGCCGGTGGTGATCTCCCTGCTGAACAGCTATTCCGGCGTGGCGGCGGCGGCGGCCGGCTTCGTGGTGGGCAGCCAGCTGCTGATCGTGGCCGGCGCCATGGTGGGCGCGGCGGGCCTGATCCTCACCCAGGTGATGTGCACGGCCATGAACCGCTCGCTGGTGAGCGTGCTGTTCGGCGGCGCGCTCGGCGCTGCGGCCAAGGTGGGCGGCGGCGGCGGCGAAGCCGGCTACACCCACATCACCAGCTGCAGCCCCGAAGAGTGCGCCCTGGCCCTGGAGAACGCCGAGCGGGTGGTGTTCGTGCCCGGCTACGGCCTGGCCGTGGCCCAGGCCCAGCACGCCCTGCGGGAACTCGCCAAGGTGCTGGAAGCCAACGGCACCGAGGTGAGCTACGCCATCCACCCGGTGGCGGGCCGCATGCCGGGCCACATGAACGTGCTGCTGGCCGAGGCCGACGTGCCCTACGAGCAGCTCCAGGAGATGGACGCGATCAACCCAGAATTCCCCCGCACCGATGTTGCGATCGTGCTGGGCGCCAACGACGTGGTGAACCCCGATGCCAAGACCGACCCCGCCAGCCCCCTCTACGGCATGCCGGTGCTGGAGGTGGATCAGGCCCGCCAGGTGTTCGTGGTGAAGCGCAGCCTCGGCGCCGGCTACGCCGGCATCGCCAATGCGCTGTTCGAGCTGCCCCAGACCGCCATGGTGTTCGGCGACGCCAAGGCGGTGCTCAATGGCCTGCTCTCGGAACTGCGGGAGCTGGGGGTCGGGCGTCAGAAGGTGGCGTCCTGAGCCCGGGTGGCCCACCCCCTCGGGGCCGGCCCGCTGCTGGCCTCCCTTGACCTGGAGCCCTTCCAGCCCCGTTTCCCCTGGCTGGGTGCCGATCTCCAGACCCTGCGCGACAGCCTGCGCCCGCTGGCGCTGGGGCCCGATCGCGGCATCCCTCACCTGTTCGATCTGGAGGCGGGCGAGCGGCTCATGGCCAGCCTGGATCCGCCCAGGCCTGCGGGCTCCAGCCAGGAGGCGCCGCCCCGGGCCTGGGTGCTGGTGCTGCACGGTCTGGGGGGGAGCAGCCGCCGCGGCGGGGTGCGCCGCCTGGGGCAGCTGCTGCAGCAGGCCGGCTTTGCCGTCCTGCGCCTGAACCTGCGTGGCGCCGGACCTGGCCGCCCCCTGGCCCGCGGCACCTATGCCGCCTGCTGCAACCGTGACCTCCTGCCGGTGCTGCGGCAGGCCGCTGCCCTGGCGGCTCCGGCGCCGCTGCTGGCCGTGGGCCTGTCGCTGGGGGGCACCGTGCTGCTCAATGCCGCCCTGGCGGAGCCGACCCTGCTGGCGGGCCTGGTGTGTGTGAGTAGCCCTCTGGATCTGGCCGTCAGTTCGGCCCAGATCGAGCGGCCCCGCAACCGTCTCTACCAGCGCTGGCTGCTGCAACGGCTGATGGCCGAGACCCTGCACGACCCCTTCGGCCTGGATCCGCACGAGCGACGCGATCTTGAGGGCGGCAACGCGCCCGGGAGCATCCGCGCCTTCGACGCCGCCATCACGGCACCCCGCTGGGGCTACGCCGATGTGGAGCACTACTACCGGCAGGCTTCACCGCTGTCCGCCCTCCGCACCAGGCTCCAGGAGGGGGAAGGGCTGCCGCCCACCCTGCTGGTGCATGCCCTGGATGATCCCTGGGTGCCCGCAGGTCCCACATTGGAGCTGGCCGCCGCCGTCGCCTCGGGGGGCCGCTCCCCTGGTCCAGGCCCGCTCGAGGTGGTGCTCACCCGGCAGGGCGGCCACAACGGTTTCCATGGCCGACGCGACGGGACCAGGGGCTCCTGGGCCGATCGCCTCGGCACGGCCTGGCTGGATCGCCTGACCCAGCGGCTGGTTCAGGGCTGAGCGTGCCGCGCCTGGGGAGAGCCGTCGCGCCAAAACGGCTGCCTTCGCGCGATCCAATCTTCCACCGGCTCCCCGCCCACCACGTGCTCCCGCACGATCCGCTCGATCCGCTCAGGCGTCACGCCGCCGTAGACGATTCCCTCGGGCCACACCAGCAGCACCGGCCCCTCGGCGCAGATGCGCAGGCAGTCGGCCTTGGTGCGCAGCACGATGCCTCCCTCGCGGCCCGGATCCTCGAGGCCCAGCTCCCGCACCAACCGCTTGAGGGTGTCCCAGCTGGCGGCACCCACGGCGGGATCGGGGCAGCAGAGCGGCTTGGTGGGGGTGGCGCAGAGGAGCAGGTGATGGGCCACGGGCTGCCCAGCGGTGGCCGGAGTCCCGGGCATGGCTCAGGCCGGCAGGGTGGCGGGCAGGCGGGCCTCCAGCGCAGCGGCCGCCTCGTGGGTCGCCCGGCGTGCCCAGCCGTCCACCGCCAGCACATCCTCCAGGGAAGGACTGTCCATCCGGTCCTCCCGGTGGCGGTCGCACACCTGTTCGATCAGCTTCGGGATGTCGAGGAAGTGGAGCCGTTCCTCGAGGAAGAGCGCCACGGCCTCCTCGTTGGCCGCATTCATCACCGCGGGCATGGTGCCGCCGGCGCGGCCCGCGGCGTAGGCCAGCTCCATGCAGGGGTATCGTGCCGGGTCGGGCTTGCGGAAGGTGAGCGAACCCACGTCGGTGAGATCCAGGCGACGCCAGGGGGTGGGCAGGCGACCGGGCCAGCTCAGGCAGTAGAGGATCGGCAGCTTCATGTCGGGCCAGCCCAGCTGGGCCAGCACCGAGGAATCGGCCAGCTCCACCATCGAGTGGATGATGCTCTGGGGGTGGATCACGATCTCGATGGCGTCGTAATCCAGGCCGAACAGGTAGTGGGCCTCGATCACCTCCAGGCCCTTGTTCATCAGCGAGGCCGAATCCACCGTGATCTTGCGGCCCATGCTCCAGTTCGGATGGCTGGTGGCATCGGCCACGGTGGCCTTGGGCAGATCAGCCGGGTCCCAGTCGCGGAAGGCGCCGCCGGACGCGGTGAGCTGGATGCGGCGCAGGCCCGGCGTGGGCACACCGGTGCTCAGCCGCGCCGTGTCGGCCCAGGGAGTGCCCTGCAGGCACTGGAAGATGGCGGAGTGCTCGGAGTCGGCCGGCAGCAGCCGGGAGCCGGATTTCGCCAGTTCGGGCAGCACCACCGGTCCGGCGGCGATGAGCGTTTCCTTGTTGGCGAGGGCCAGATCCTTGCCGGCGCGGATCGCGGCGAGGGTGGGCAGCAGGCCGGCGCAGCCCACGATCCCGGTCACCACCAGGTCGGCCGTGGGCCAGGCGGCCGCGGCGCAGAGGCCCTCGGGTCCGCCCAGCAGTTCCGGCAGCCTGGCGGGCTGCAGCGACGGATCGAGGGCCTCCAGGCGCTCCCGCAGCTGGGGCACCTTGTCGGCGTCGGCCAGGGCCACCACCTCGGGAGCGTGACGCAGGATCTGCTCCAGCAGCAGGTCGAGGTTGTTGCCGGCCGTGAGGGCCACCACCCGGAAGCGGTCGGGGAATTCGCAGGCCAGCTCGAGGGTCTGGGTGCCGATCGAACCGGTGGAACCGAGCACGCTGATGGCTTTCACGGCGGGGCTCCCTAAGGTTGCGGCGCTCCAAGTGTCCCACCGGTTCGCCCATGGCCACCGCGCCGTCAGTGCCCTACGTGATTGGTTGCGGTCTGGCGATGGGGGCCGCCGATGTGGTGCCCGGCGTGTCGGGGGGCAGCATGGCCTTCATCCTGGGGATCTACGGCCGGTTGCTGGAGGCAATCGCCGGCTTCGATCTGGAGCTGCTTGCCCTGCTGCGCCGGGGCGCCTGGCGCCAGGCGGCTTCGCGGGTGCAGCTGGGCTTCCTGGTGCCCCTGCTGGTGGGGATCGGCGCCTCGGTGCTGCTCCTGGTGCGGCCGATCACCTGGCTGTACGAGCACCATCCGGTGCTGCTGTTCGCCTACTTCTTCGGGCTGATCGTGGGCTCGATCGTGCTGATCGCCCGCCATGCCCACTGGGGCGCCAGCGGCCTGGTGGCCATGGCCCTGGGGGTGATCGGCGCTCTGCTGCTGGTCACGCGGGTGCCGGTGACCATGCCCCACGACCCCTTCACCATTTTCTGGAGTGGCGGGGTGGCGATCATGGCGATGATCCTGCCGGGGATCTCCGGCTCGTTCCTGCTGCTGGTGCTGGGCCAGTACCAGCACGTGATGGAGGCGGTGAAGGGGCTCGATCTGGCCACCCTGGTGCCGTTTGCCCTGGGCTGCATCAGCGGTCTGCTGCTGTTCGTGCGGCTGCTGCGCTGGTTGCTGCACCGCTGGCACGGCCAGACGGTGGCCCTGCTGGTGGGCTTCATGGTGGGATCGCTCTGGAAGATCTGGCCGTTCCGCACCGTGCTGGAAACCACCATCAACGCCAAGGGGAAGCTGGTGGTGCTGCGTGATGCCCTGGCCGCGCCCGCCAGCCCCTCGGCCCTCGCCGCCGCCCTGTTGCTGATGGGCATCGGCGTGGCCCTGGTGGTGGGGCTCGAAGCCCTGCAGGCCCGGGTGGGTGTGGAGGAGATGGGCGGCTGAGCGGGTGAGGGCGGCAGCCACGCCGGTTGGACCGCCCGACGCGCGGTGGGGCCTGGAGCTGGTGCATGCCGATGCCTGGCTGCTCGCGGTGCACAAGCCCTCCGGACTGCTCAGTCAGCCTGGCCTCGGCCCCGCCCTGCGGGACTCGGCCCTCAGCCGACTGCAGCAGCGCTGGCCCACGGCCCGGCTGGCGCACCGGCTCGATCGCGACACCTCGGGGCTGCTCCTGCTGGCGCTCGATGCCGCCAGCCATCGCCACCTGAGCCTCCAGTTCCAGCGCGGCCTGGTGCGCAAGGCCTACGTGGCCGAGGTGCACGGTCAGCTGGCCAGGCGCCGCGGATGCATCGACGCGCCCCTCGCCCGCGTCAGCACCCGTCCGCCCCGCTACGGCGTGGTGCCCGGGGGCAAGCCGAGCCTCACCCTCTGGCGCCGGCTGGCCCTGGGCCCGGCATCGACGCGCCTGCTGCTGCTTCCCCGCACCGGGCGCTCCCATCAGCTGCGGGCGCACCTGGCTGCCATCGGCCACCCGATCCTGGGCGACCCGCTCTATGGCCCGGCCGATGCCGCCGCAGACCCCGGGTCGGGGCGGCTGCGCCTCCATGCCCTCGGCCTG
This sequence is a window from Cyanobium sp. PCC 7001. Protein-coding genes within it:
- a CDS encoding DUF368 domain-containing protein encodes the protein MATAPSVPYVIGCGLAMGAADVVPGVSGGSMAFILGIYGRLLEAIAGFDLELLALLRRGAWRQAASRVQLGFLVPLLVGIGASVLLLVRPITWLYEHHPVLLFAYFFGLIVGSIVLIARHAHWGASGLVAMALGVIGALLLVTRVPVTMPHDPFTIFWSGGVAIMAMILPGISGSFLLLVLGQYQHVMEAVKGLDLATLVPFALGCISGLLLFVRLLRWLLHRWHGQTVALLVGFMVGSLWKIWPFRTVLETTINAKGKLVVLRDALAAPASPSALAAALLLMGIGVALVVGLEALQARVGVEEMGG
- a CDS encoding ferredoxin, which translates into the protein MPGTPATAGQPVAHHLLLCATPTKPLCCPDPAVGAASWDTLKRLVRELGLEDPGREGGIVLRTKADCLRICAEGPVLLVWPEGIVYGGVTPERIERIVREHVVGGEPVEDWIARRQPFWRDGSPQARHAQP
- a CDS encoding 1-deoxy-D-xylulose-5-phosphate reductoisomerase is translated as MKAISVLGSTGSIGTQTLELACEFPDRFRVVALTAGNNLDLLLEQILRHAPEVVALADADKVPQLRERLEALDPSLQPARLPELLGGPEGLCAAAAWPTADLVVTGIVGCAGLLPTLAAIRAGKDLALANKETLIAAGPVVLPELAKSGSRLLPADSEHSAIFQCLQGTPWADTARLSTGVPTPGLRRIQLTASGGAFRDWDPADLPKATVADATSHPNWSMGRKITVDSASLMNKGLEVIEAHYLFGLDYDAIEIVIHPQSIIHSMVELADSSVLAQLGWPDMKLPILYCLSWPGRLPTPWRRLDLTDVGSLTFRKPDPARYPCMELAYAAGRAGGTMPAVMNAANEEAVALFLEERLHFLDIPKLIEQVCDRHREDRMDSPSLEDVLAVDGWARRATHEAAAALEARLPATLPA
- a CDS encoding NAD(P) transhydrogenase subunit alpha; this translates as MSSLSESLWVLLLGSLLGLELIGKVPPTLHTPLMSGANAISGITVLASLTLIAQAGESPVLLLLGSLSLGFALFNVVGGFLVTDRMLAMFARKPR
- a CDS encoding NAD(P)(+) transhydrogenase (Re/Si-specific) subunit beta yields the protein MDTLAAAFPVAIDLGAVLLLALGIKGLSKVRSARSANGLAALAMGLAVAGLLIQLRPAPIAWAGIALGAAAGGLAGLITARRVPMTAMPEMVALFNGCGGLASLLVAVGVALFQADASDLVAQVSIAISVVVGAITFSGSIVAMAKLQGWLDTPSWTQSSLRHGVNLTLAAVALGAAVLLPSHSGGAVLAVLVASALLLGVGVTLPIGGADMPVVISLLNSYSGVAAAAAGFVVGSQLLIVAGAMVGAAGLILTQVMCTAMNRSLVSVLFGGALGAAAKVGGGGGEAGYTHITSCSPEECALALENAERVVFVPGYGLAVAQAQHALRELAKVLEANGTEVSYAIHPVAGRMPGHMNVLLAEADVPYEQLQEMDAINPEFPRTDVAIVLGANDVVNPDAKTDPASPLYGMPVLEVDQARQVFVVKRSLGAGYAGIANALFELPQTAMVFGDAKAVLNGLLSELRELGVGRQKVAS
- a CDS encoding RluA family pseudouridine synthase, producing the protein MRAAATPVGPPDARWGLELVHADAWLLAVHKPSGLLSQPGLGPALRDSALSRLQQRWPTARLAHRLDRDTSGLLLLALDAASHRHLSLQFQRGLVRKAYVAEVHGQLARRRGCIDAPLARVSTRPPRYGVVPGGKPSLTLWRRLALGPASTRLLLLPRTGRSHQLRAHLAAIGHPILGDPLYGPADAAADPGSGRLRLHALGLRFHHPHSGAPLRLRCAGHWGDP
- a CDS encoding YheT family hydrolase, which produces MAHPLGAGPLLASLDLEPFQPRFPWLGADLQTLRDSLRPLALGPDRGIPHLFDLEAGERLMASLDPPRPAGSSQEAPPRAWVLVLHGLGGSSRRGGVRRLGQLLQQAGFAVLRLNLRGAGPGRPLARGTYAACCNRDLLPVLRQAAALAAPAPLLAVGLSLGGTVLLNAALAEPTLLAGLVCVSSPLDLAVSSAQIERPRNRLYQRWLLQRLMAETLHDPFGLDPHERRDLEGGNAPGSIRAFDAAITAPRWGYADVEHYYRQASPLSALRTRLQEGEGLPPTLLVHALDDPWVPAGPTLELAAAVASGGRSPGPGPLEVVLTRQGGHNGFHGRRDGTRGSWADRLGTAWLDRLTQRLVQG